The following is a genomic window from Pristiophorus japonicus isolate sPriJap1 unplaced genomic scaffold, sPriJap1.hap1 HAP1_SCAFFOLD_683, whole genome shotgun sequence.
accatgacacccaggtctctttgcacctccccttttcctaatctgtcaccattcagataatagtctgcaaaACCTTGATGATATATGGAGTCAGATCACAGCCACGGTCTccgtgaatggcggaacaggctcgaggggctgaacagcctcctgctCCTATGGTATTTCTCTTGTTCCCAGGTCCAATGTTTCGGGGGCTGATGGCGAGAGTAGGAATGTGCTGGGGCTGGAGCAGATAGGgtcgatacagagaaactattgccTCAGGAGAGCGATTCAAGAAACTTAAAATCAGAGCAAGGccgtttaggagtgaaatcagggagaACTTTTCCCCCACAGCGGGTGTGCTGGAAATTTGGGAGTCAATCTTCTCAGGTCTAAGTATTTTGAGAGCACCTCTGCCCTCGAATGGAACGCCGTGGTGTTTAAGAGGTGAGATGAGCCACAGAATCCGGGGTCATGGTGGATCGGAGGCAGGGTTCCGCGCGGCAGTAATGAAACATTTGGGAGAGTTTTACCTGGGCGGCCTCTATGGCCTTGGGTGGGATTTCAATCCTGGGAAACGAGTACATGGCCCCTTGCACAGGGTTACAATGGATCCCTGGGATACCACTGAACACTTGCTCCGTCAGGCGCGCCCTTTCCGCCAAACAGTTCAGCACATGCTTCTTCTCCTGGGGAAAGATCAGGCAGAGGACAAGTCTGTTAACAGCTTTAGGTCATGTGCCATCCCCAACGATACCAAAATCCCCAGAGTCACACGGGTAATTAACAATACCAAGGGAGCTTTGTGCAGACGCTGAAAATCGCCCACGTTTATTAAGCACTTTCTTTCCAACATAGAGCACAGAATGTTTCCCAGTTAGACAAGAATACCAcagtgtcagatacagagtaaagctccctctacactgtcccatcacacactcccagggcaggtacagcacggggttagatacagagtaaagctccctctacactgtcccatcaaacactcccagggcaggtacagggggttagatacagagtaaagctccctctacactgtcccatcaaacacatcagggcaggtatagcacgggttagatacagagtaaagctccctcttcactgtctcatcaaacactcccagggcaggtacagggggttagatacagagtaaagctcccgctacactgtcccatcaaacacatcagggcaggtacagcacgggttagatacagagtaaagctccctcaacactgtcccatcaaacacatcagggcaggtacagcacgggttagatacagagtaaagctccctctacactgtctcatcaaacactcccagggcaggtacagggggttagatacagagtaaagctccctctacactgtcccatcaaacactcccagggcaggtacagggggttagatgcagagtaaagctccctctacactgtcccatcaaacactcccagggcaggtacagcacgggttggatacagagtaaagctccctctacactgccccatcaaacactcccagggcaggtacagggggttagatacagagtaaagctccctctacactgtcccatcaaacactcccagggtaggtacagggggttagatacagagtaaagctccctctacactgtcccatcaaacactcccagggcaggtacagcacgggttagatacagagtaaagctcccgctacactgtcccatcaaacactcccagggcaggtacaatacagcacgggttagatatatctGGAGCTGGAATGCACTCACTTTGATGAACTTTTCATACGAGGGTTCCCCTGGTTGAGGAGGATTGGTGATAACTCCGAGCACGGCCTGCCCTGACACTGGGGGGCAGAGACGTACAGAGAGCAGTTTGATCAACTGCACCCTCACATCAGGGTCCAAGTTGATTAGTTCCATGTAGCCTCCTCGGTAACCGCACCTACAGATACAAACAGCAGGGTTAGACCAGCGGCAATCGAGGAGCTCATGCCAGCAACCTGCAGTGGCTCATACAGCGTTCACATGGTGAGCATCAGCAAGCTATTCAGCCTTGGAAGGCACTCAGTCCACCTACACCATGACCAGGAGAATGACTCCAACTTCCCTCTGATCCTGGGACAAAAGGATCAGTCCACACGGCAACCGCTgacggggggtggagagggggagacagaaccGCACCCCCGCCTCGCCATCCGCAGATTCcccctccccgcacactcccctccccatccccttgaccacccctcgccctcccctcccgcTTGACCACCCAtcccctcactccttccccctcccctccctcgaccaccccttccccctcccctccccttgccctccactccccctccctcaaccACTCATCCCCCttgccctcccctccctttccctcccctgccCTCTCATCGCCCTCGACCAcccatcctcctccctccctccctttgccctcccctcccctcattccctgccctcgctcactccccttccctcactcccttccctcctctcactccctcccctcccgctcgtcctcccctcccctcactcgctcCACTCCCCCTCGACCAcccaccccctcactcactccttttcgcctcaccctcccctcgctctccccgcccccctcgccccctgcagactcctcctcccctcctgtcGTCCTTCTCAgactccccctccatctcccctcccaccGCAGACTCCCCCTCCGCTGCCCacgccctccctctcccctctcctcccttcgcCTTCCGCagactccccttccctctccctcacctcctctCGCCCTCCGCagactccccacccctcctcctgccCTCCGCAGACTGCCCCTCCGCTGCCcacaccctccctttcccctcGCCCTCCacaaactccccctcccctcctctcgcccTCCGCAGACGCCCCCTCCGCtgcccacaccctcccccttccctgccCTCCCCAGACTCCAACCTCACCCTCCCCTAACCCTCCGAGTCTCCCTCTCATGCTTGATGTACTCACTCTCCCATATAACCCTTTGACACGGAGTGGTAGGAGGCCAGCTCTACTGTGTTGGAGTATTGTGGACCCATTTCAAAGAGGACCTTCTTAAAGGAATGGAACTCACAGCCCTCAGCATAGACATTGTCCTGATAGACCTGGCACAACAACAGAAGGTAACAGATTCGGAGTCAGACTAGTTATGTCCCTTTACATTGAAACCAAACAATTAGCGCACAAGAATTCTTTTCACACGAAGAGCCTCTTCATTCTGGCCCACCTGCTCACCACatccctcacctccctcccctcttcaccacatccctcacctccctcccccctcctcaccacatccctcacctccctcccccctcctcaccacatcactcacctccctcccccctcctcaccacatccctcacctccctcccctcttcaCCACATCCCTCACCtcacccctcacctccctccccctcctcaccacatccctcacctccccttccctcccccaccccatatccctcctctcccctctcccaccccatatccctcccctcccctctcccaccccatatccctcacctccccctccccgaccttacATCACttatctcccccacccctcctcctcacatccctcacctccctcccccctcctcaccacatccctcatctcccccatccctcctcctcacatccctcacctccctcccccctcctcaccacatccctcatctcccccatccctcctcctcacatccctcacctcccccacccctcctccccacatccctcacctcccccacccctccccacatccctcacctcccccacccctcctcacatccctcacctcccccacccctcctccccacatCTCTCACCACTACCCACACTTCATCTCCCCACGTCCTTACAACCACCTACTTCCTCCCCTCGGCACTGACACCACATTAGGGGCACAGTTGTGtaaatgggagcagaaagttgcaaagggacattgttgGATTCAGTGAGTAGGCAAAGCGGAGGCATATGGAGTTCAACGTGTGAGGTCATCACTTCGGACCCTAGAAAGATAGATTGGAGTATTTTCCAAATGGTGAGAGGCTTGGAACTGTGGCGGAATCAAGTAGAGAAATCACTAAATGTTAGTGGACAGGGACAAAAAACAGAATGTTGGCCATTATCTCGAGGGGTTTGGAACACAAAGGGGAAGAAGTGATGCTTCAGTGATACAGAGCCTCGGTCAgaccataagaaataagaacataagaaataggagcaggagtaggccagttggcccctcgagcctgctgcgccattcaataagatcatggctgatctggacactATGTCCAGCTCTGGGCCCCGCCCCTtggggaggatatatcggcctgggagggggggcagcacaGATTCACAGAGTGGTACCGGGGGTAAAGGGGTTAAATTATAGGAACAGGTGGcacagactgggcctgtagtccctcgagtgtagaaggttacagggtgatctgatcgaggtgtttaagatgtttgaaggattcgatcgggtggatagagaaactgtttcctctggaagcgggaggggtgggggggggggcgcgggggggagagagggtgggggggagagagggtggaggggggggagttcagaacaagggggcgtaatcttaaaattagagccaggccgttcaggggtgatgtcaggaagcacttcttcacacaaagggcggtgggaatctggaactctctcccccaaaaactgTTGGGACTGGGGGTCTGTTGAAAATGTCCCAACTGCGATGACTAGGTAAGGGTgttaaccaaggcgggtagatggagttaggtcgcagatcagccgtgatctgattgaatggaacaggctcgagaggctgaatggcctcctcctgctccgatgTGCCTCACTCCTTAACCCCACCATCTCACAAAATCCTTTGTCCTCGTTAATCCCATTATGTGAACACAACAGAGTGGTGTTCAGAGAGATCtgagtccttgtacaccaatcactgaaagttaacaggcaggtacagcaagcaattaagaaagaaaatggtatgttggcttttattactagaggatttgagtataagtgtaaagacgccttactgcaattatacagggccctggtgagcccacacctggagtattgtgtacagttttgatctccttacctaaggaaggatatacttgccatggagggagtgcaacgaaggttcaccagactgattcctgggatgggtggattgtcctatgaggagagattgagtaatctaggcctatattctgtagaatttaggtgatctcattgaaattcttacagggcttgacagggcagatgcagacaggatgtttcacctgactggggagtctagaaccaggggtcacagtctcagaataagaggtctgccatttagggctgagatgagaagaaacttcttcactgagagggtggtgaatctttggaattctctaccccagggggctatggaggctcagtccttgagtacattcaagatagcgattgatagatttttggatattaagggaatcaagggatatgggatagtgcaggaagttgaggtcgaagatcagccaaggggccgaatggtctactcctgatcctatttcttatgtaagttaGGATTTGCACAGATGAAATTGCAAATAAAAGTTTCTCTTTAAATAGCAGAGTCCCACACCCGGGATACAAGCACCGAGCGAGGGAGGAGGTGGAGTTGGATTGTACAGCATTAATCTGAAGGGAAATGAATCGAGTGCTTCACGTACAGTGATGGGAGAATTCAGTCAGACGTTGACCGACTGACCCACTGGAGGTTGGTGAGATTACTCACAGCCGCACGGGATGGGAGTCCAGAAGATGAATGGGAGTTTCTGACTCACTGCCCTGCGCTGTGTGCAATGTTCCCCCGATCCACGCTCTGCTCGGCCAGTTGGCACGCACCGCCCAGCCGAGCTCTCGCTGACACTGCACCCTCGGTGCTGGCTTAGCCCGTCTCTGCCAGGGTGGGGTTCACACTCAGATCCACTGGGCTGGGATCGGGGAGGCCGAGATGGACAGGAGGGGATGgccggggttcctgctccccaGACGGGGAGGGGGGGCATGGGGGGGGTCTGTGATTCCCACAGACAGCTCTGGGGGAAGTCCCAGTTAGTGAGCCGGGGTCCATTATAACCAGGGATTGGGGCAGCCCAGGGCGCCAACGGCCGTTCTCCAGCAGCCCCGACAATAGAAGGCCTGACCATGTGTTGTGACCAGCTTTCCCCGAGCGATGGAGCGATCACCATGGACACGATCATCATCCCCCCCAAAACCGCCTGGTTCCAGTACATCACCTCATCCGCCATCAGGAAAAGACTCTCCTCAGCAGCGAATCGAATCACGTCTTCTATCACCTGCCTGCTCTGGACCTGGCCTatagggagagaggagagcacaggTGAGTTAGCACCAGCAGGACCTCAGTCTGACCCAGACACCAGCAGGATAGGCCCCTGACCCAGACACCAGCAGGATAGGTCCCTGACTCAGACACCAGCAGGATAGGTCCCTGACCCAGACACCAGCAGGATAGGTCCCTGACCCAGACACCAGCAGGATAGGTTCCTGACCCAGACACCAGCAGGATAGGTCCCTGAACAGACACCGGCAGGATAGGTTCCTGACCCAGACACCAAAGGATAGGTCCCTGACCCAGACACCAGCAGGATCGTAGTTTGACCCAGACACCAGCAGGATAGGCCCCTGACCCAGCAGGAGAGCTATCTGACCCAGCCCAGCAGGATTGGTCCCTGAACCAGACACCAGCaacccactcatcctgctctgtccACAGAACCCGGGCTCCACCCACAACCCCTGGACCCCGCCCACAGCCGCATTGCTCCGCCCACAGCCCCATGGCTCCGCCCATAGCCCACCAAGCCCCGCCCACAGCTCCAATACTCTGCCCACAGTCTGCATGGCTCCACCCACAGCCCCCAGGGCCCACCCCATGGCTCTGCCCACAGTCACCATGGCTCCGCCCACAGCCCCGGGATCCGCCCAGTCCCAATACGCCGCCCACAGTCACATGGCTCCACCCACAGCCCCCAGGGCCCACCCCATGGCTCCGCCCACAGCCCCGGGATCCGCCCAGTCCCAATACGCCGCCCACAGTCACATGGCTCCACCCACAGCCCCATTGTTCCGCCCATAGCCCCATGACTTCGCTCAGTTACCTGTGGGGTTTCCAGGGTTAATGGTGCACAGTACTTTGGGATGGCAGTGGCTACGTGCCTCGCTGAGTGCCCGCCGGAGCTCCTCGATGTTCAAGGCCCAGCAGTTGTCCTCGTCCAGGTAGTAGTTGACCTGGACCGCGTTAAGTTCTGCGATAGCGGCCGAATAGAGCGGATACTGTGGGATGGGGATCATAACCCCCGTCCGCGAGCTACCCTCACCGGACACCAGCAGTTTGAGTGTGGTCTGTGGGCGAGACAGGAGTGGGAGCTGATCAATTCCTCATTATCCAAAccggcacccagtcctgctcacacattgccctgtgctcactgacctacatcggctcctggttaagcaatgcctccatttcaaaattgtcatccgttttcaaatccctccatggcctcgcccctccctatctctgtaatctccaccccttgagccttcagctgcctgggccccaggctttGGAATTCTCTCCGTAAATCTCTCCACCTTTTTTCgctcacgggatgtggacgtcgctctcaaggcccagccctaattgccccggagaaggtggtggggggccgctgcagtccgtgtggtgaaggtgctcccaccgtgCAGACTTTGCCATAGCGGTTTGGAACAACTGAGTGTTTAAcgttagttaagagtcaaccacattgctgtgggtctggagtcacatataggcccagaccttgtaaggacggcagatttccttcccgaaaggacgttgctgaaccagatgggttttgatgacaatccggtagtttgatGGTCACCATTAATGACACTAGCTTTTGAttacagatttattgaattaactgaatttaaattccccagctgccgtggtgggatttgaactcatgtgtccggattattagtccaggcctctggattactggtccagtaatatgctaccgtctctccttccccctttgagatgctccttaacacTTACctgattgaccaagcttttggtcacctgccctaatttcccctgaTGTAGCTCATCCCTCCTGTGAAGTTCCATGGGATGTCTTACTACGATAGTGTagtcgtagagaagatgtttccatttgtgggaagtccaaaacttggggccatcaatatcagatcatcactaatcaatccaatggggaattctggagaaactgctttacccagagggtggtgagattgtggaactcactgccacagggagtggttgagatgaatagtcTAGTTTGATGGGCTGCGTACCGTATGGCTACGTTAGGCCTCTGTTGGCACTGAGTCGTTCTGGGAGCTCTGCTACATCACTGGGGTGACCCGCACTGTGCTTGTTTGAGCAACTTTTTTGTCTGGATGACACAAGAGTCCGCTTTCAGGATGGTTGGGAACTTTGTTAAGTCCCTCTTGTTGAACAGATCTCAAGTCCTTTTGCAACTGGAAACCATGCCTGCAGCCCCAGTGCCTGCTGGGAACGAAGGTCAAGAGAAACACACGACGGTCCCAGCACGgacacaggccactcggcccacccAGGCCCGGTTAGCCTGCaaattttctttccttcaggtgCTTACCTAATTCCCTTTACAGTCTGGGTTTTGTGCTCACATctttggagtgggacctgaaccgacTCTGACTCAGGTCTCCATGTGAGAAAAATAGCTGCAATCACGTTTCCCTGCCCTGCTCCTATATCCCTTCACCCCCACCCGCCCTCTCCAATCTAACCCTGAATGTTGACACCTGCTCCAACCATTACTGCTGGCAGTGAATCGCACAGCCTCACGACTCTCTGTGTGAGCAAGTTTCTCCTGCTCTCGGTTCTGTGTTGCCTTGACTCCTCAATCACTGGACACAGTGCGGCCAAAATGTCCCTGCGTCCTGATCGGGGGCGGTAAACTTCCaggccgggacttttatcgccctGGCCGGAGGTCCCGCCCCCGACGCGGGATTGGGATGTGGAGCGCCGTCTCCGGCAGTCCGTGTCCGTGGAGGATCACTCCCGTCGTGCTGAGTGCCGCACCATGCCTCGGGGCGCTGACCCCTGCCCTGCGGCTAtatgggagggccgctgcgcaccctctggtggctgtcACTGGGCCACCTGGGACGCGATGGACAGGGCCAGTGGCCCAGCGCCCATATCGGAGAGCCGGGCTGCAGGATGGTGATCCGGTCGATGCGAGGGCGGCCATTGTCATCTGACAGAAGAGTTGGCCGACAGCAAAACATGGCAGCCCGGGGCACAAGAGGCCTCCTTATTAAGGCACAGCCTGGATGTCACGTGGAGCTGGCAGTGACATCGGTTGGCGCCATTCTCGTGGCccacggggggggggtgaggggttggcgcggggaggggaggtgaggggttgccgcggggggtggggggggtgaggggtcgcgGTGGGGGTTTTttctgtcattcctgccatcccgggaatcagtctggtgaaccttcgctgtactccctcaatagcaagaacgtccttcctcagattaggagaccaaaactgaacacaatattccaggtgaggcctcaccaaggccctgtacaactgcagtaagacctccctgctcctatactcaaatcccctagctttgaaggccaacataccgtttgccttcttcaccgcctgctgtacctgcatgccaactttcaatgactgatgtaccatgacacccaggtctcattgcacctccccttttcctaatctgccgccattcagataatattctgcttcctgtttttgccccaaattggataacctcacatttatccacattatcctgcatctgccatgcatttgcccactcacctaacctgtccaagtcaccctgcagcctcttagcgtcctcctcacagctcacaccgccacccagcttagtgtcatctgcaaacttggagatattacattcaatcccttcatctaaatcattgatgtatattgtaaatagctgg
Proteins encoded in this region:
- the LOC139256040 gene encoding alanine aminotransferase 2-like; translation: MGQKPITFIRQVVAICTYPNLLCDHTVPEDARQRAERILNNCGGKSIGAYTASQGIECIRQDVAKYIETRDGGIPSDPNNIFLSTGASDAIVTTLKLLVSGEGSSRTGVMIPIPQYPLYSAAIAELNAVQVNYYLDEDNCWALNIEELRRALSEARSHCHPKVLCTINPGNPTGQVQSRQVIEDVIRFAAEESLFLMADEVYQDNVYAEGCEFHSFKKVLFEMGPQYSNTVELASYHSVSKGYMGECGYRGGYMELINLDPDVRVQLIKLLSVRLCPPVSGQAVLGVITNPPQPGEPSYEKFIKEKKHVLNCLAERARLTEQVFSGIPGIHCNPVQGAMYSFPRIEIPPKAIEAAQTVGQTPDMFFCMKLLEETGICVVPGSGFGQREGTYHFRMTILPKTEKLKILLNRLKSFYQTFTEQYS